Proteins encoded in a region of the Gemmatimonas sp. genome:
- a CDS encoding DEAD/DEAH box helicase family protein, with translation MGALSEWEREYNLDEARKQPSGREEAAHQTEALSELSKWYSTRSTVDSGGLLVLPTGAGKTFTAVRFLCRNPLSEGYKVLWLAHTHHLLEQALDSFGKRSDGARLEVGHIREPRERLRARVVSGTHGHSRISAVSHNDDVVIATLQTAARAYREGHAQLQAFFESAKGKLIVVFDEAHHAPAPSYTEFLLSLRRQIPGMKLMGLTATPMYNDPKREGWLEKLFPQKILYQVSASRLIAQGILAKPIPIPCRTKFEPRFDAAKFQRWRAMYQDVPDDIITKLAENQERNDTIWRTYVERRADFGKTIIFADRWHQCEYLCEKLRDSGVRANAVYSHVDRGPGTVEERNRRSRDANALVLKAFHDGELDVLINVRMLTEGTDVPNVQTVFLTRQTTSPILLRQMVGRALRGPKFGGTTMANIVLFMDQWREAIQWAEFDDLWTGEESQEARPARRELPLQLVSIELVRGLARQMETGQLAPASFMELLPLGWYISEFDVEVAETDDTEHVRPMVLVHEDEKASYDAFLKHLCASDIRPFADPGLRYETVSAQIDEWTSLFFSNKEQNASGIGMSLFHLARHVGQRAGEAPPFFPFEHREAHDLTLAARQAISEDWGPSQTWKYLSAVYEDEHRFWRALFPTFDLLRHQFRHLVEGQLQRTTGVGIIGPTSPVIAPPTVLPDSEPSESAKREVFRRDGNRCLCCGSSAPRTLQVDHIVARYHGGTNEPNNLQTLCSTCNQDKSIREMHFRRTSTLLGAVPPLEFPSGFASSNPDQLERDIRRTINMLFQCAAVDHIETGARGPGRREWRIHLRAGNPREWLEAYAGGIFERIRSAQSDAESTYIRRLVIRGSIDDEIGRSEFRYEPNALPGIRPLKPKDLKPRSAVAVYAPTLDGFPNEPVKGKIIRLNSKEKTADVRVQRGRKAEDIKGVPLSSIFHWDALSTVDND, from the coding sequence ATGGGTGCGTTGAGTGAGTGGGAGCGAGAGTACAACCTGGACGAGGCGCGCAAGCAGCCGTCCGGTCGTGAGGAGGCCGCGCACCAAACGGAAGCGCTCTCAGAGCTCAGCAAGTGGTATTCAACGCGGTCGACCGTTGACTCTGGCGGATTGTTGGTCTTGCCCACGGGGGCGGGAAAGACCTTCACGGCAGTACGGTTCCTCTGCCGCAACCCGCTCAGCGAAGGCTATAAGGTGCTCTGGCTCGCGCACACGCACCATTTGTTAGAGCAGGCGCTCGATAGCTTTGGGAAGCGAAGCGACGGTGCGCGACTTGAGGTTGGGCACATCCGTGAGCCACGCGAGCGGCTGCGCGCTCGCGTGGTGTCCGGTACGCACGGCCATAGCCGAATCTCGGCGGTCTCTCATAACGATGACGTCGTAATCGCTACGCTGCAGACGGCGGCGCGAGCCTATCGTGAGGGTCATGCGCAGCTACAAGCATTCTTCGAGTCGGCGAAGGGGAAGCTTATCGTTGTGTTTGACGAGGCGCATCACGCACCAGCCCCCTCCTACACGGAATTCCTGCTGTCGCTCCGTCGACAGATTCCGGGAATGAAGCTGATGGGCCTTACGGCAACGCCCATGTACAACGACCCGAAACGTGAAGGTTGGCTCGAGAAGCTCTTTCCCCAGAAGATTCTCTATCAGGTGAGTGCTTCTCGGCTAATCGCCCAGGGCATTCTCGCGAAGCCGATTCCCATTCCGTGCCGCACAAAGTTCGAGCCGCGCTTTGACGCGGCGAAGTTTCAGCGATGGCGAGCCATGTACCAAGACGTTCCAGACGACATCATTACAAAACTCGCTGAGAACCAAGAGCGGAATGATACGATCTGGCGCACCTACGTGGAGCGGCGCGCCGACTTCGGCAAGACAATCATCTTTGCTGACCGATGGCACCAGTGTGAATATCTTTGCGAGAAGTTGCGAGATAGCGGCGTACGGGCGAACGCTGTGTATTCACATGTAGACCGCGGTCCTGGTACCGTTGAGGAGCGAAACCGCAGATCCCGAGATGCCAATGCGCTCGTTCTGAAGGCATTTCACGACGGCGAGCTTGATGTACTGATCAACGTCCGCATGCTCACCGAGGGCACGGACGTTCCCAACGTGCAGACCGTCTTCCTCACGAGGCAGACGACAAGTCCGATATTGCTGCGGCAGATGGTTGGGCGCGCGCTTCGGGGGCCGAAATTCGGTGGCACGACGATGGCGAACATCGTGCTATTCATGGACCAATGGCGTGAAGCCATCCAGTGGGCTGAGTTCGACGACCTGTGGACCGGTGAGGAAAGCCAAGAGGCACGGCCGGCGCGCCGTGAGCTACCCCTGCAACTGGTCTCGATTGAGCTCGTTCGGGGACTCGCGCGGCAGATGGAGACCGGACAACTCGCGCCAGCCTCCTTCATGGAACTACTGCCGCTTGGTTGGTACATCTCTGAGTTTGATGTCGAGGTCGCTGAAACTGACGATACAGAGCACGTGCGCCCGATGGTCTTGGTGCACGAAGATGAGAAGGCAAGCTATGACGCCTTCCTAAAGCATCTGTGTGCATCAGACATTCGTCCCTTTGCCGACCCTGGCCTGCGTTACGAGACCGTCTCGGCACAGATCGATGAATGGACTTCACTGTTCTTCTCGAACAAGGAGCAGAACGCCAGCGGCATTGGTATGAGTCTATTCCATCTCGCTCGGCACGTCGGGCAGCGAGCCGGTGAGGCGCCGCCCTTTTTCCCGTTCGAACATCGGGAAGCGCACGATCTAACGTTGGCCGCTCGACAAGCGATTTCTGAGGACTGGGGTCCTAGCCAAACGTGGAAGTATCTCAGCGCCGTGTACGAGGATGAGCATCGATTCTGGCGCGCCCTGTTTCCAACATTCGATTTGCTTCGTCACCAGTTTCGTCACCTAGTTGAGGGACAACTGCAGCGAACTACCGGCGTGGGGATCATTGGCCCTACATCACCAGTGATCGCTCCGCCCACTGTACTGCCGGACTCAGAGCCGAGTGAGTCCGCGAAAAGGGAAGTGTTTCGGAGAGACGGCAATCGATGCCTCTGTTGCGGCTCGTCAGCCCCGCGAACACTGCAGGTTGACCACATTGTAGCGCGATATCATGGAGGCACGAATGAGCCCAATAACCTTCAAACGCTCTGCTCTACCTGTAACCAGGATAAGAGCATCCGGGAGATGCATTTTCGAAGAACGTCAACGCTACTTGGTGCCGTACCGCCGCTTGAGTTCCCCAGCGGATTTGCGTCGTCAAATCCGGATCAGCTGGAACGCGATATCCGTCGAACGATCAACATGCTCTTCCAGTGCGCTGCCGTCGACCACATCGAAACGGGAGCTCGTGGGCCAGGGCGTCGGGAGTGGCGCATCCATCTTCGGGCGGGGAATCCGCGTGAGTGGCTTGAAGCATATGCGGGAGGAATATTTGAGCGCATTCGCTCAGCACAGAGTGACGCAGAATCCACTTACATCAGACGCCTTGTGATCAGAGGCTCCATCGATGACGAGATTGGTCGATCCGAGTTTCGGTACGAGCCCAATGCA